The Echeneis naucrates chromosome 10, fEcheNa1.1, whole genome shotgun sequence genome has a window encoding:
- the xiap gene encoding E3 ubiquitin-protein ligase XIAP: MCDLTQGKLETDDMADFSLMNHRLESFRGSSLAQQVPAERLARAGFYFTGPADRVRCFCCQKTVENWCMGDTPVERHKEVSPSCTFLSCTHRSSFHPSFDTNMTNGSIYSEAAEDLQFRLRTGEVVDESTYPLVPHMRKEEDRLRTFSSWPSTAPVTPRDLAQAGLYYLGESDGVQCFCCQGMLGGWEEGDTAWGEHTKHFPNCFFILGHDVGNIPLLGGAEEEEESSSSQHRNSHVAMSRFEERLGTFAGLQHPIDHESLARAGFFSTGTGDKVLCFCCGGGLKGWNPGEDPWEEHAKYYPGCSFLLAEKGKEFINSIQLQDPQRNRAASSHQNGFFEHTNEVVQSDMAQSAIGMGLEPCVVEATILKKIERTGSDYSSLEALLEDCFKNTPESAAAMTEDQDKDPLEKLMKLQREKQCKICMDKDICIVFIPCGHLVTCETCSKKIIKCPICCGAISQKLKTYIS, from the exons ATGTGTGATCTTACGCAAGGAAAGTTGGAGACAGATGACATGGCGGATTTTTCGCTGATGAACCATCGTCTGGAATCTTTCCGTGGGTCTAGTCTGGCCCAGCAGGTCCCAGCAGAAAGATTGGCCCGGGCTGGCTTCTATTTCACCGGACCTGCTGACCGTGTCCGTTGCTTCTGCTGTCAGAAGACTGTAGAAAACTGGTGTATGGGAGACACACCTGTCGAGAGGCATAAAGAG GTTTCCCCATCGTGCACTTTTCTCAGCTGCACCCACCGCTCCAGTTTTCACCCGAGCTTTGATACCAACATGACCAATGGTTCCATCTacagtgaagcagcagaagatCTACAGTTTCGTTTGAGAACAGGAGAGGTGGTAGATGAGTCCACCTATCCTTTGGTTCCTCAcatgaggaaggaggaggaccGTCTTCGAACCTTCTCTTCCTGGCCTTCTACTGCACCTGTGACGCCCCGTGACTTGGCCCAAGCTGGCCTCTACTACTTAGGGGAGAGCGATGGGGTgcagtgtttctgctgtcaGGGCATGCTGGGTGGTTGGGAAGAAGGGGACACTGCCTGGGGAGAACATACCAAACATTTTCCCAACTGCTTCTTCATCCTTGGGCATGATGTGGGAAACATACCGTTGCTGGgaggtgcagaggaggaggaagaaagcagcagcagtcaacACAGAAACTCTCATGTTGCTATGAGCAGATTTGAGGAGAGGCTTGGTACTTTTGCAGGTCTCCAACATCCTATTGACCATGAGAGCCTTGCCAGAGCTGGCTTCTTCAGCACAG GGACAGGTGACaaggtgttgtgtttctgctgtggtgGAGGTTTGAAAGGCTGGAACCCTGGAGAGGATCCTTGGGAAGAACATGCCAAATATTACCCCGG ATGCAGCTTCCTATTGGCAGAAAAGGGGAAAGAGTTTATCAACAGCATCCAGCTGCAAGACCCACAACGAAACAGAGCT GCTTCAAGTCATCAGAATGGATTTTTTGAGCATACAAATG AGGTCGTCCAGTCTGACATGGCTCAGAGTGCAATAGGAATGGGTCTAGAGCCTTGTGTGGTGGAAGCGACTATCCTGAAGAAGATTGAAAGGACGGGTTCAGACTACTCCAGCCTGGAAGCACTTTTGGAGGATTGCTTTAAAAACACGCCAGAGAGTGCTGCTGCCATGACAGAGGACCAAG aTAAGGACCCGCTGGAGAAACTAATGAAGCTGCAAAGGgaaaaacaatgtaaaatatgtatGGACAAAGACATTTGTATTGTCTTCATCCCATGTGGTCATCTGGTCACTTGTGAGACATgttcaaagaaaataatcaagTGTCCAATCTGCTGTGGTGCCATTTCACAGAAGCTCAAGACTTATATCTCTTAA